Below is a window of Thermodesulfobacteriota bacterium DNA.
AATCTTTATTTATCAGCCTTTTGTACCTTCAGGGTACAAATATCTTCAAGATAATAAAACTGGCTTTATTCCTCCTCCACGGTAACTGCCCCGGTTTCACATACTTCCATACAGGTTTCACAACCTAGGCATTCATCCTGGTTGACCGGATTTGATTTGCCATCTTCGCCCATCTCAAAGACATCCACGGGACAATT
It encodes the following:
- a CDS encoding ferredoxin family protein; amino-acid sequence: MGYVVKVDKGKCDGDGACIDNCPVDVFEMGEDGKSNPVNQDECLGCETCMEVCETGAVTVEEE